The genomic stretch CTCCTAAGGAAGAAGTCACCTACACTAAGTCTCTTGAGGAAAGCTTAAGCTATATGGATCGCTTGAAAGAACTGGACCTAGGAACCACAGAGCCGGCCTCCCTGGTACTCCCTATAATTAACGTGTTTCGAGAAGACGTGCCACAAGCTGGAATGAACAAGGAACTGGTTTTTGCTAATGCCCCAGAGGAAGAAGAAGGGACTTTTAAAGTACCTCGTATTATCTAGACAGGAGGCTTTTCATGGAACTCAATACATTAACAGTTCAGCAACTGAGTGGACTTCTAGAGAAGAAGGAAGTCAGCAGTCTTGAAATAACCCAGGATTATTTGAACCGAATTAAGAAAATGGACAATGACCTTCAAGCTTTTGTAACGATTACAGAAACGGAGGCTTTAGATCAGGCTAGGCTAGTGGATGAGAAACGGATGCGGGGGGAAGAACTATCTTCCCTGGCAGGAATACCGATGGCCGCTCAAGACAATATTTGCACAGGTGGAGTTAAGACGACGTGTGCGTCAAAAATGCTCAATAACTATATTCCTCCTACCGATGCCACTGCGATTGTTCGGTTAAAGAAAGCCGGCTCTATCTTAATCGGTAAAACCAATATGGATGAGTTTGGTATGGGTTCTTCTACGGAGAATTCAGCCTTCTTTACTACCAAAAATCCTTATAATTATACATCGGTTCCTGGAGGAGCCGGTGGAGGTTCGGCAGCTGCAGTAGCAGCTGGGGAAACTACTTTTGCCTTAGGTTCAGACATGGGAGGGGATATCCGTCAGCCGGCGGCATTTTGCGGAGTAATAGGCTTTAAGCCTACTTACGGCTATGTGCCAAGAACCGGTCTGATCTCTACGGCATCCTCGCTTGACCAGATGGGTGCCTTTTCCCGAGATATGACCGATATGGCTCTGATCCTCAACACGATTTGTGGTCATGATGCCTATGATTCAACATCAGCTTTGGTGGCTGTTCCCGATTTCCAAAAAAGCCTCATCAATGATGTGAAAGGCTTAAAAATAGGTTTACCCAAGGAGTATTTTGCGGCAGGGGTGGAACCCAAGGTGGCAGCGAAGTTCCAAGAAGCCATTAAGAAACTAGAGGAATTAGGAGCTAGCTGTATAGAGATTTCTTTACCCCATACCGAATACGCCGTAACGGCTCATTACATCATTTCCTGTGCCGAAGCTAGCTCTAATCTGGCACGCTATGACGGAGTGCGCTATGGTCAAAGAGTCGATGGGGAAGATGTCCTGAGCATGTTTATGAAGACCCGCAGTCAGGGCTTTGGTGCCGAAGTGAAAAGAAGAATCTTAACGGGTACCCATGTGTTGAGCACTGGAAAGTATGATGAGTATTACACAGAGGCTCTTAAGGTTCGGACTCTTAATAAAGAGGATTTTGCGCAAGCTTTTGAAAAAGTGGATTGTCTTTTGACCCCTGCCACCCTTACAACTGCCTATAGAAGTGGTGAAATGGCTGGGGATCCCTTGGCCATGTATAGGTCTGATGTTTGTGCAATACCCGCTAGTCTGGCTGGTTTGCCCGCAATGTCTCTGCCTTTTGGATTAGTAGATCAAATGCCCGTAGGCCTGCAATTGATCGGCAGTCACTTCAACGATAAAACCTTACTGAGGGTTGGGTATGCTTTGGAACAAAATACTGATCAAACTCGTCTGAAACCTAATCTAATCCGTGGCTAGTTCAGTATCAAGTGATTCTTAGCTTCAGATGGAGTTTGTCGAAGAGGACAATTATTAATAGGGGGTCAAAATGAGTACATATGAAGCAGTTATTGGTTTAGAGGTTCATGTAGAGTTAAAAACACAGTCCAAGTTATTTTGTGGTTGTTCTACTGAATTTGGCAAAGAGCCCAATACGCAAGTGTGTCCGGTTTGCCTTGGACTACCTGGTAGTGCAGGGGTTTTAAATAAAAAGGTCGTAGAGTTGGCCACCAAGGCTGGACTGGCTTTAAATTGCGAAATAGGCACCCATACCTGGTTTGATCGCAAAAACTACTATTATCCCGACTTGCCAAAAGGCTATCAGGTTTCACAGGTCTTCCGGCCCATTGCCTATAAAGGATATTTAGATATTGAGGTTGAGGATCAGCAGATGCGGATTAACATTACTAGGGCTCATATCGAAGAAGATCCTGGTAAGCTAGTTCATTCCG from Desulfitobacterium dichloroeliminans LMG P-21439 encodes the following:
- the gatA gene encoding Asp-tRNA(Asn)/Glu-tRNA(Gln) amidotransferase subunit GatA, with product MELNTLTVQQLSGLLEKKEVSSLEITQDYLNRIKKMDNDLQAFVTITETEALDQARLVDEKRMRGEELSSLAGIPMAAQDNICTGGVKTTCASKMLNNYIPPTDATAIVRLKKAGSILIGKTNMDEFGMGSSTENSAFFTTKNPYNYTSVPGGAGGGSAAAVAAGETTFALGSDMGGDIRQPAAFCGVIGFKPTYGYVPRTGLISTASSLDQMGAFSRDMTDMALILNTICGHDAYDSTSALVAVPDFQKSLINDVKGLKIGLPKEYFAAGVEPKVAAKFQEAIKKLEELGASCIEISLPHTEYAVTAHYIISCAEASSNLARYDGVRYGQRVDGEDVLSMFMKTRSQGFGAEVKRRILTGTHVLSTGKYDEYYTEALKVRTLNKEDFAQAFEKVDCLLTPATLTTAYRSGEMAGDPLAMYRSDVCAIPASLAGLPAMSLPFGLVDQMPVGLQLIGSHFNDKTLLRVGYALEQNTDQTRLKPNLIRG
- the gatC gene encoding Asp-tRNA(Asn)/Glu-tRNA(Gln) amidotransferase subunit GatC, giving the protein MKITEKDMKRLSLQSRLELTPKEEVTYTKSLEESLSYMDRLKELDLGTTEPASLVLPIINVFREDVPQAGMNKELVFANAPEEEEGTFKVPRII